The Salegentibacter mishustinae genome includes a window with the following:
- a CDS encoding heavy-metal-associated domain-containing protein, translating into MIGLHKELFAVLLTGTTLAFSGNTASAMDQKNENQIEFKIQKEMTEKILHLKIKGMHCQSGCANGIDSMLKEQKGIIKSETSFDKSSSIIEYDPKQISEEKILSLIKDRGFEVEVVTEKGASVNG; encoded by the coding sequence ATGATAGGTTTACATAAAGAATTATTCGCGGTATTGTTAACCGGAACGACCCTTGCGTTTTCTGGAAATACCGCTAGCGCTATGGATCAGAAAAATGAAAATCAAATTGAATTTAAAATCCAAAAGGAGATGACGGAAAAAATCTTACACTTAAAAATTAAAGGCATGCATTGCCAGTCCGGTTGTGCTAATGGTATCGATTCAATGTTGAAGGAGCAAAAAGGCATTATTAAAAGTGAAACAAGCTTTGATAAAAGCTCCTCGATAATTGAATATGATCCAAAGCAGATTTCAGAAGAAAAGATACTCTCCCTTATCAAAGACCGTGGGTTTGAAGTGGAAGTTGTAACCGAAAAGGGGGCTTCTGTAAACGGATAG
- a CDS encoding nuclear transport factor 2-like protein — protein MRTTEEVLKDHLELSKKGSIEEDLQKNFSKDLILLTTHGIYKGHEGLRELNKMLIKDFPEAEFNYINFLFEDEIAFLEWTAYSDSSQIDDGADSYIVREGLIIAQTIHYTIRKKK, from the coding sequence ATGAGAACTACAGAAGAAGTATTAAAAGATCATCTAGAACTTTCTAAAAAGGGATCTATAGAAGAGGATCTGCAGAAAAACTTTTCCAAAGATTTGATCCTGCTTACTACGCATGGTATTTATAAAGGACATGAAGGACTAAGGGAATTAAATAAAATGCTGATAAAGGATTTCCCCGAAGCGGAGTTTAACTATATCAATTTTCTTTTTGAAGATGAAATAGCTTTTCTGGAATGGACTGCATATTCAGACAGTTCACAAATAGATGACGGAGCAGATTCCTACATAGTGCGCGAGGGGCTGATAATTGCCCAGACCATTCATTATACTATCCGAAAGAAAAAATGA
- a CDS encoding MFS transporter gives MDNLNKPLKTIFAPLAMAAGLIFFQAYMIAPLIPKLATIFNVSEQRIGLIVPAYMLAYGVSVLFYGFISDKFGRKRILQISLLAFIVLTAITALVQSASQLILLRLLTGLGASGVVPMSLALVGDMFKPSERGRPLGLLFAAMEGGMALGSTAGVMLEPYTGWRMLFLATVLLAALALWIQVARMGWKQEPHKSNRTSFKKMVGGFYRLLAFPRGLRTYLFVFWNGIFHSGIYTWLGVYFVQKYDLGPIEIGLAILGYGLPGFFFGSLIGRAADRRGRYPIILTGLATAAIATASLALEIPVLVAALAVTLISLGYDLTQPLFAGIVTELGGKTKGGQAMGLNVFALFTGFGLGSLLFGELLKLGLDQALIIFAVVQVVFTIVAAKLLKTEIKLSTK, from the coding sequence ATGGACAATCTAAATAAACCCTTAAAAACCATTTTTGCTCCCCTGGCCATGGCAGCGGGTTTAATATTTTTTCAGGCGTATATGATAGCGCCACTTATTCCTAAACTGGCAACTATTTTTAATGTATCAGAACAGCGGATTGGTCTTATAGTACCAGCTTATATGCTGGCTTACGGAGTTTCAGTCCTGTTTTATGGTTTCATATCCGATAAATTTGGAAGAAAACGCATACTTCAAATATCCCTACTGGCTTTTATTGTATTAACAGCGATAACCGCCCTGGTGCAATCTGCTTCACAACTCATCCTGTTACGATTGCTAACGGGTTTAGGGGCAAGCGGTGTGGTGCCAATGTCCCTGGCACTTGTAGGAGATATGTTCAAACCTTCAGAGAGAGGGAGACCCCTGGGACTTTTATTTGCCGCTATGGAAGGGGGAATGGCTTTAGGTTCTACCGCCGGGGTAATGTTGGAACCTTATACAGGCTGGCGTATGTTATTTTTGGCAACTGTCCTCTTGGCCGCTTTGGCTTTGTGGATACAGGTAGCCCGAATGGGCTGGAAACAGGAACCTCATAAATCCAATCGTACTTCATTCAAAAAAATGGTAGGTGGGTTTTACAGGCTACTTGCTTTCCCACGCGGGTTAAGGACCTATTTATTTGTATTCTGGAATGGGATCTTCCATTCAGGTATTTATACCTGGTTAGGGGTCTATTTTGTACAAAAGTATGATCTGGGGCCAATAGAAATTGGTTTGGCCATTCTGGGTTATGGCCTGCCAGGATTTTTCTTTGGTTCCCTTATAGGGCGCGCAGCCGATCGCAGGGGGCGATATCCTATTATTTTAACAGGCTTGGCAACAGCGGCCATAGCAACAGCCAGTCTCGCCCTGGAAATACCCGTTCTTGTCGCGGCCCTTGCAGTCACCTTGATCTCTTTGGGATACGACCTCACTCAACCTCTATTTGCAGGTATAGTAACCGAATTGGGTGGTAAAACAAAGGGAGGCCAGGCCATGGGACTGAATGTTTTTGCATTGTTTACCGGCTTTGGCCTTGGGAGCTTATTGTTTGGGGAATTATTGAAATTAGGGTTAGATCAGGCGTTAATTATTTTTGCGGTTGTACAGGTAGTATTTACGATTGTAGCCGCAAAACTTTTAAAGACAGAAATAAAATTATCAACTAAATGA